One window of the Chelonoidis abingdonii isolate Lonesome George chromosome 3, CheloAbing_2.0, whole genome shotgun sequence genome contains the following:
- the MEA1 gene encoding male-enhanced antigen 1, with the protein MATELVAARTMGPERICPNEHEELAPQELPEGAVDPPGDWSSEEPEEEEEAEAEEAGSSGNGYFYQPLSQDPELGSWDQGSLAAEGTQGPAERAPGIQERLQMLRLHLPDPPVDSEEEEDDGAAAQSSRSSIPMDPAHVELVKRTMAGVKLPTLGIPAWASEISDDQWTAMVQRTLQARQSLSTSRPEWK; encoded by the exons ATGGCCACGGAGCTGGTGGCTGCACGGACAATGGGCCCCGAGCGGATCTGTCCCAATGAGCACGAGGAGCTGGCACCGCAGGAGCTGCCTGAGGGAGCCGTGGACCCCCCTGGAGACTGGAGCAGCGAGGAgcccgaggaggaggaggaggcagaggcggaggAGGCGGGTAGCAGTGGCAATGGCTACTTCTACCAGCCCCTGAGCCAGGATCCAGAGCTGGGGTCGTGGGACCAGGGTTCGCTGGCAGCTGAGGGGACACAGGGCCCTGCGGAGAGAGCCCCTGGCATCCAGGAGCGATTGCAG ATGCTGAGGCTGCACCTGCCGGACCCCCCTGTGGatagcgaggaggaggaggacgatgGAGCTGCAGCTCAGAGCAGCCGAAGTTCCATCCCTATGGATCCAG CACACGTGGAGTTGGTGAAAAGGACGATGGCTGGTGTGAAGCTCCCTACCCTGGGAATCCCTGCGTGGGCCAGCGAGATCTCGGATGATCAGTGGACGGCTATGGTGCAGCGAACGCTGCAGGCCAGGCAGAGTCTCAGCACCTCTAGGCCAGAATGGAAATGA